The uncultured Trichococcus sp. DNA window AGCTGAGCTTTCAGAACACCGTCGAGATTGGAGATGTTATCAAGGTTTACCTTGCTATTGTCTTTCAGGTTAAAACGCAAGCGTGTCGCACAGTGTGTTAAATTCTGAATATTATTTTCTCCGCCGATTTCTTGAATAATTTTTCGTGCCAGTTCTTCGTTTGTCATTTTTAATTCCTCCTTTTTTATAAAAAAATGACCAATACTAAATAGAGTGGTCTCCATTAGTATTGGTCATGCCTGATCGAATCAGTAACAGTCCATGTTAAGTATTTTTGGATAGTCTTTTGAGATGCAACAATAAATATAATTGTTCATCCGCGGTTATATGCCATCCGTAGTTGTTATCTAAGTATAAGCAAATTCTTTTTACGCATTCCAATTCATTGGTGGCGGTTTGACTGACGATATCGTATAAATCAGTTTGTTCGTTCAATGATTCGTTGTTGAATTGACGGAAAATAAAATATCTGAGATGTGTGATAAAACGGGCAAAATTTACTGAGTCTTCATTGATGTTTCTTTTCAGGTTGTACTTCACAATCGTTACTATGTCTTTAATGATTTGTGTAACTTTTGCGGTTTCAGAAAATTCGGTTCCTTGTTTCAGTTGTGCATTAACAAAATGCAGGGCAATAAAACTAGCTTCTTCTTTAGGGAGGGAAGCGGACAGTTCTTCGTTAACCAAGAGGACAGCTTTCTCTCCGATTTTAGTTTCAGTGGGATAAATATGTTTTAGTTCCCAATGCAAAGTATTTACCAGCTCTTCGTTAGAATTTGTTCGTTCGATGGCATTTTGTATGTGATCGGCCAGAGAGAGCAGCAACATATCATTCAATGGGGAATTTAACATTTTTTTTCCTTCTTCTATTATCTTTTCGCTTACTAAGATAGTTTGAAGCGGGATTTTGGAAAATATCTCCATATACCTTTCGGTATCGCTATCATTTTGAACAAAGATTTTCTCGATGACAGGATCCGACTTATTCAGAATGAAAGGCGTTTTTTGAAAGCCTAAACCTTTGCCTACAACGAAAACCTCAGAACCATCCTCAGTCAGTGCAAGTACAACGTTGTTGTTTATTTTTTTAGTAACTTTCATTGTTTTTCACCTCCCATTAACCTAGTAAGAAAAGAAAAAAGACCACAATTCCAGCACAAATAACTGGAAAAATGGTCATGCCTGATCGAGTCAGTAACAGTCCATAAACCGAAAGCGGTTTAATACTTAACGCAATATTAATGGATAAGTTATTAATTGTCAATAACTAAAATAAAAAAACATTCTTGAGTAGAGAATCCAAACTCTATATAATGTGTTTGAAAGAGGGGAATCGACCATGAAGTATAAAATCAGTGAAGTATCAAAAATTTTGAATATGCCTATTGATTCCATAAGATTTTACGAAAAAAAAGGGATTATTTCCCCTCAGAAAGATAAACAAACGGATTATCGCGTATATGATGATTGGGACATTAATTATTTGTTGGAATATAAGCGGTTTCGCAAAATGGACTTTTCTGCGCAAGAGATAAAAAAACTACTCCATGAAACGAATTTTTCTGACTACTTGAAATTATTGGAAAAAAATCAGGAGTCAATAAAGAAAAAAGCGGTATATTATCAACTGTTAGAGAAGAAGAATGAAGAATTGATAAACAAACTGACATTTTTAGATTTTAAATTCCACATTGAAACGATTCCTTGTAAATTATTCTTCTCCCATCGAGAAAATTTTGAGTACAGCTCAGCTAATCAGTTGAGAGAAATTTTTGATCCATGGATGGAGTATTATGCCCTACTTGATAATACTGTAGTGATAAGAAAAGAAGATTTATTCCAGGACAGCAGCAATTTCGAGTGGGGATTCTCGATAAATAAAAGTGAATGTATTGCTTTGAAATTACCTATGTCTGAGAGAATTGAATGTTTTGAGGAGCAGACCTATTTGCGATTTATTGTGAATGCAGGTGCGCGGGGGAATTTTTCAAAGGACTTAATAAAGCCTGCAGTTTCACACATCGAAAAGAGTAACTATAGAATAAATGGAGACATTTCCGGTAGGTTGCTTGCAAGGATCAATGATGCGGAATATCTGCGGTATATTGAGTTTTTTATACCTATTGAGAAAAAGTGAACAAATAAGGTTGACTCTGTAGTTACCACAGACCCTAAGATAAGATAAACAAATAGGGGGTAATGAAATGTTTAAAAAATTGTTTACACCTTTTTCAATTGGCGAATGTGAAATTACGAACAGACTGGTCGTTCCGGCGATGGTAACTAATTATTGTACAGAAGATGGTGAAGCGACGGAGCAGTATATTGCTTATCATGAAGAAAAAGCAAAAGGTGGATGGGGTTTAATCATCACGGAAGACTACCCGGTTAATGAACATGCAATGGGATACAGTAATGTAGCGGGTCTATGGAAAGATGAACAAATTGCAGGTCATAAGGAATTGACCGAACGGATCCACAAATATTCCAGTAAGATATTCTGCCAGATTTATCATGCCGGCCGTCAAAGTGCTCCTTCAGTGAATGGCGGAGTCACACCTGTGGCGCCATCGGCAATTGCTTGCCCGTGGTTGCAAAGTGTTCCAAAAGAGCTGACGAAAGATGAGATCAAAGAAATCATTACTCAATTTGGACGCTCTGCTTTAAGAGCAAAGAAAGCCGGATTTGATGGCATCGAAATTCATGCGGGTCATGGTTATCTGATCGCTGAATTTCTTTCGACTTATGCAAATAAGCGTAGCGATGAGTACGGTGGGTGTTTTGATAACAGGGCTAGGTTCTTGAAAGAGATTATCAGTGAAGTCCGTATGAATGTTGGGGCTGATTTCCCTATTCTTGTCCGTTTCTCTGCAGACGAATGTGTACCTGGTGGAAGAGATATATCCGAGTCCAGAGTTCTAGCGACATTACTTGAAGAATGGGGAGCAGATGCTTTACATGTTTCATCAGGTGTATATGGAGACCACAATAAAGGGATTGTTTCTCCGATGTATGTCAACCATGCGTGGACGGTGGATTTTGCCAATGAAATTAAGCAACTGGTGGATATCCCAGTCATTACAGCCAATCGGATTAACGATCCTAGGATGGCTGATAGTATTCTCGTAATGAACAAGGCTGACTTTATTGCCATGGGCAGAGGATCTTTAGCAGATCCGTATCTGCCGTCAAAAGCGCAGAGTGGTGACTTGACTTCAATCCGATATTGCATAGGTTGTTTACAAGGATGCGTAATGAAGCTGACTGCCGGTGAGGCAGTGACGTGCTTGGTAAACCCTTCTTTGGGGCAGGAATATCGCATTGATTATTCAATAACTGATGCACCTAAAAACATGATAGTAATCGGTGGGGGTCCGGCAGGGCTGGAAGCCTCCCGAGTTCTGGCTATGAGAGGGCACAAAGTACAGCTTTTTGAGAAGAATAACTTCCTTGGCGGACAATTCAAATCCGCAGCTTTCCCACCAGCGAAGGGTGAATTATCGACATACATAGCTTGGTTAATCAGCGAATTAGAGAAGTATGACGTATCAGTGAACTTGAATAGTGAAATAACCAAGGAAGATATCGATAGCTTACAACCTGATGTCGTTGTGGTTGCTACCGGGGGTGCACCTGTGAGACCCCCAATCAAAGGAATTGAAGGGAACAATGTTTATTTTGCGGAAGATGTGTTGCTTGGTAATGTATCGATCGGAAATAATGTTATCATAGCAGGCGGTGGAGAAGTGGGGTCCGAAACTGCCGCACATCTAGCTTTACAAAGTAAAAAAATCTCAATAGTTGAAATGAGAGATGATATTTTACTTGATCTGGATGGTGTTAATGCCTTCAACCTTACTTTGATTTTAGACGAGTATAAAGTTAACAGATATACTGGCAGTAAAATCGTTGAAATTATGGAAGATGGTGTAGTTCTGGAGAATGAAACAGGGACCCAGAAGGTAAAAGGGGATTCTGTGGTATTGGCTTTAGGGTACGCTCCAAAAAATAATTTAGTGAGTGAACTGGCCGGATCAGCTTATGAAGTGCAAGTGATAGGTGGAGCTACGAAGACTAGTAATGCATTAGTGGCAAGTCGAGAAGGATTCGAATTGGCATTAAATTATTAATGTGTGATAAAGCTGTGGATTTAGTCTGAATGAAGACTAAATCCACAGCTTTTTTCTTCAATTATTTGTTCCTTAATATATTATCAACCAAAAGATAAACATTATTGCTAGCATCCAAACTATCAGTAATTTCAGGGAGAATATAGGTTTTATTAAATTTTTTTGAATTAATAACGGTTACTTTATTTTTTCTGGATTGAACAGGATTACATATCAAATACTCAGAATGCGTTTGATAGATTATATTTTGAAATTCAATTTTATGCGTTGTTAGGTCAACGTTCACTGCGTCATGGTGTTCAAATTGGATGGATAAGACGTTACTATCTTTAATGTTGTTCCATACGTTTAAAACACTTGTCGTCTCTTCTGTATTCAATTTTGGGGATATGAAGATACAGGTAATATCTAGTTTACTCAATAATTTTTTCTCGATTTGTGAGGTAGAAATCACTAGCCGGATATCCGCAGGGAGGCGAGTAAATCTAAATTCGGGCAATGACATGGTAAATATTTGAGAAGGCTCAATAGATAGCGTATGCGAAATTTTATTAGTTATCATAGCCAGCACTTCTTCGCCAAAATCAGATAGTATCAGAATTCTATCTTCATTTTTCAGCAACGGAAGGGTGGCATTGTAGATAATTAATGCTAAGTAGGAAAGCTCTACTTGGGTTAAAGATACTTCAAACTCATCCAAAAGAGATTTGAAAAGTGGGTGCAGCAATTGAAAGTAATACGGAATTGTTTTTAACAAATCATTTTTTAATGGGTTCTCAAGGTAAAAATGATTTTTTAAACGTACGATGCAAGGGTACAAATAGGTTGATAATTTTTTTCCAGTGCAACATCATCAAGCAAATCCAACTCGTCGTAGCTGGATTTTATCCTGGATATAAAATTATTTACTAGCTGTGGTAAGTTAGTTCTTGCAAAAAATGAGATCGAATTCTGCGAGGAATAACTTTTGCTTAAAAAACATACATATAGATATTTTAATTCATACTCTGAATAGTCATAACTCAACTTTCGCACTTGAAAAACCTATTTAACCCTTTGATATATCAATGTTTTTAAAGACTTTAATATCAAAAAATGTGCGCAAAAAGACACCTCTCTTTGGTAAAATGTAGTTACCACACTAACACAACCAAGGAGAGATGTCTTATGGCTACTATTTTACCAGAAAATCAAATCAATCAGGAACTTAATTCTTCTGTTCATCAATTTTTTCGCGAACAGAAACTGGGGACGTTACTCAATCAATCCAATATCCGAAAAGAAGCAGGCATCTCACCGGTACTACTGGTCCAATTCATCTTTTCATTGGTCCTTCAAAAGAAAAATTTGTATCGGACATTGGAATCCGGACGGGAGCCAGAGGCTCCTGCCAAGGATGCGGTTTATCGTCTGCTCAACAACGCAACCTATAATTGGCGCAAGTTTCTGTTGTTACTGAGCCAGAATGTCATTACCCAGAAATTGCTCCCGCTTGTCTCGGAAAACCGCGAACGCGTCCTGATTTTGGATGATTCCTTATACAGCCGTGCCCGTAGTAAATCAGTCGAAATGCTTGCGCTCGTTCATGACCATACTACCAAGAAGTTCGTCCGTGGCTTTCGCATGCTGACTTTGGGGTGGTCAGATGGGAACACTTTCCTGCCGCTTGCGTTCTCTTTGTTGAGCTCAGAGAAACAATCGAACCGTTTCCAAGAAATCAATCCCGCCATAGATAAGCGCACCGTGGGTTACAAGCGTCGAAAGGAAGCCGTCAAAAAGTCGACGGAAGCGCTGTTCGACTTGCTTGATGATATAAATCCGCTCCAACTCTGCGCTCAGACGTTACTTTTCGATAGTTGGTTTGCATTTCCAAAAGTGATCAAGCGCGTAGTTTCAGAGTATCCACTCGAGGTGATCTGTATGCTAAAACGGATGCACCGCGTGTACTACACGTATGAAGGGCAAAAGTATACTTTGACCCAGTTGTATCAGGTTGTGCGCAAAAAACGTGGTCGTGCCAAGATTCTCGCATCTGTTGTCGTCAGCTTGGGATTGGACGATAATGAAAAAGAGATCCAAGCCCGTATTGTCTTCGTGCGTGACCGAAACCGCTCCAAAAATTGGCTTGCAATTTTGTCCACAGATACGAACCTGCCTGAAGAAGAAGTTGTGCGTCTCTACGGCAAACGCTGGGATATTGAGTGTTTCTTCAAGGTGGCAAAATCACATCTGGCGCTAGGAAAAGAGTTTCAGTGCCGCAGTTACGATGCGATGGTAGCCCACACGACGATTGTCTTCACCCGTTACATCATGCTTGCACTTCGGACGCGCGAAGCGCAAGATCCAAGGACCATCGGTCAGCTGTTCTTTTTGTGTTGTGATGAATTGGAAGACATCCGATTTGCAGAAGCAATTCTATTGGTATTGGACTGTCTGAAGGCGTCTCTCACGGAAGAACCTATCTTGTCTGAAGAAATGGTGCAGTCTGTTCTGGACAGAGTTTTCGACAACTTTCCTGCTTTCTTAAAACGAGCATTTCATCAACCTGAAAAGCAGTTCCCAAGCGTTTTAGCGGCATAACATTATAGCTAGAATTATTGATATATCAAGCCTTTAGGGTCTTTTTCGGTGTGCGAAAGTTGAGTCATAATGAATCAGCTTGCTTGTTTCTGTTGAGATTAAGGTGAAAATGTTTTTAGCTAATACATTTGCTTCAGGTAAATAAATGCCGTCTAATGTGTTCATTTTAAGTAATTTTAATGAAACGAAATCCATTGCCAAGGAGTATAGGCTGTTTCCTGACAAAGTAATTTCATTTTCTTTGAAAAAATGGAGGAAATAATTGCATACCTCCTTATGTTCTGCTATCAGGTCATTCTTTAATTGTGCATATCTCAAATAGTTTACGAATACATCATAATTACTATTGTGTGATAAAAGGCTTGATAAAAGATTACATTTAGCAAAATCATGACCACATAAATAAAATTCTCCATTTTGATTTTTCTTCAGGGCTACATTTGGAAACCTTTGGTCAAGTAACGCTTTTATTTCTTTCAGAGTCATCTCAGTGGAGGATTCAGATAACAATAGCAAATCACTAGCTTCGTAGATAGACAAGGGATTGAAAATAAGGTTAATGAGCAGTGCAATGGATCGTTCATTTTTGGTTTGAGGAATATAGTCCTGAGACTCTTCCAACAGGAAAGTTATCACTGCTTTTTTTTGATCAGGAAAAATATAATATCCTTTCTTATTGGAATGGATATGAGCGCCCGAGTCAGAAATTTTTTCTTCGATCAATTTAATGTCGTATCTTATCGTTCGGAGAGATACTGAGAATGTTTTAGCCAATTGATTGCCACTAATCTCTTGGGAAGCCCCAACTATCTCGTTAATTATTTCAAGCTGTCTCCTTAACAAATTGGTTACCCCCGTTCATGTATAAGAGTATTATAACGGTTGCACTGTTATGGTGCAAAACAAAAATAGAAAACGCTTTATCCAAACGTTATTATTTAGTTAAGATATATCGATCGAAGAAGCTAGCTGATTTTTTTAAGAGTCAAAAAAAAGAATATGAGGAGATTGACTACTATGCAAAATGTTGCTATTGCGAACAAAGTGCAAACTTTTTTAGAGGGGACTCTAGGGGAACTTGCAGCGAAACTATCCGGACAGAAGCATATTAATTCTTTAAAAACTGGAATGATGTTCACGCTTCCTTTTACGCTTATTGGTGGTTTTGTGATGATCCTGATGTTTCTGCCCATACCATCGGATCTTCAGCCAACAAATTTCTTTTTCTCATTTTTATTATCTGCGCAACAATGGGGACTCACTTCCCCAGTATTGAAAATTCTCTATAGCTTATCCTTAGGGTTGATTTCTGTATACACTGTTATTGGGATCTCTTATTCATTAGCAGAAGAATATAAAATGAAAGCAAGTTATACGAGTTTGACTTCTTTGTTTGTTTTTCTCGCTATAGCGGTACAAGTTGCTAAAAATGAAGCGGGAGTTAACTCTGTTTCAATTAATTATCTTGATGCAAGCGGTATGTTTGTGGCAATCTTTGTAGCTATGATAACAGTGGAAATTGCCCGTTTACTAAAAAAATATAATATTACCATCAGGCTGCCTGAATCTGTCCCTCCAATGGTGAGTGCGCCATTTGAATTGCTGATTCCCTTAATTGTAAATGTTTTTGTGGTAGTCGGCGGTAATGCCCTGCTGATTAAGGCAGTAGGATTTGGGATTGTAGACTTGTTAACAAAAATTCTGTCTCCTATTCTAAGTGCGAGTGGCTCGCTTCCTGCCGTGATATTGGTCAACTTGCTTGTTATGTTATTTTGGCTGTTCGGAATTCATGGAGCGGCATTGATGGCTGCAGTCATTGGTCCTTTACAGACCGCGAATCTAACGGCTAATGCAGCTGCAAAAGCAGCCAACGACATATTGCCTCATGTTTTCGCCGGTTCATTCAAGTCAATTTTCGCAACACAAATTATGTACAATGCCCTACTAATTGGCATTTTGTTGTTTGCTTCCAGTCCTAGACTAAAATCCCTGTGTAAATTTGCTTTTATTCCAAATTTATTCAATATCAATGAACCCTTGATTTTTGGTCTCCCTATTGTGATGAATGTCATTTTAATGATTCCTATTATGCTTACTACCGTATTAAATACAACTGTTTCATATTTAGCAATGAACTTTAATGTTGTAGGGAAAATTTATATATACTTTTTACCAACCTTCCCGGCTCCGATTAACGCATTTCTTGCAACGATGGACTGGAAAGCGCCTGCTATGTGGTTCTTATTGTTTGCTCTAAACTTGGGTATTTTCTATCCGTTTATCAAGATGTATGACAAACAAGTTATTGAAGAAGATTTGAAGTTAATTGAAGAAAATGAGATGGAGGTTTAATAAATGACTCAACTTTCGCACACCGAAAAAGACCCTAAAGGCTTGATATATCAATAATTCTAGCTATAATGTTATGCCGCTAAAACGCTTGGGAACTGCTTTTCAGGTTGATGAAATGCTCGTTTTAAGAAAGCAGGAAAGTTGTCGAAAACTCTGTCCAGAACAGACTGCACCATTTCTTCAGACAAGATAGGTTCTTCCGTGAGAGACGCCTTCAGACAGTCCAATACCAATAGAATTGCTTCTGCAAATCGGATGTCTTCCAATTCATCACAACACAAAAAGAACAGCTGACCGATGGTCCTTGGATCTTGCGCTTCGCGCGTCCGAAGTGCAAGCATGATGTAACGGGTGAAGACAATCGTCGTGTGGGCTACCATCGCATCGTAACTGCGGCACTGAAACTCTTTTCCTAGCGCCAGATGTGATTTTGCCACCTTGAAGAAACACTCAATATCCCAGCGTTTGCCGTAGAGACGCACAACTTCTTCTTCAGGCAGGTTCGTATCTGTGGACAAAATTGCAAGCCAATTTTTGGAGCGGTTTCGGTCACGCACGAAGACAATACGGGCTTGGATCTCTTTTTCATTATCGTCCAATCCCAAGCTGACGACAACAGATGCGAGAATCTTGGCACGACCACGTTTTTTGCGCACAACCTGATACAACTGGGTCAAAGTATACTTTTGCCCTTCATACGTGTAGTACACGCGGTGCATCCGTTTTAGCATACAGATCACCTCGAGTGGATACTCTGAAACTACGCGCTTGATCACTTTTGGAAATGCAAACCAACTATCGAAAAGTAACGTCTGAGCGCAGAGTTGGAGCGGATTTATATCATCAAGCAAGTCGAACAGCGCTTCCGTCGACTTTTTGACGGCTTCCTTTCGACGCTTGTAACCCACGGTGCGCTTATCTATGGCGGGATTGATTTCTTGGAAACGGTTCGATTGTTTCTCTGAGCTCAACAAAGAGAACGCAAGCGGCAGGAAAGTGTTCCCATCTGACCACCCCAAAGTCAGCATGCGAAAGCCACGGACGAACTTCTTGGTAGTATGGTCATGAACGAGCGCAAGCATTTCGACTGATTTACTACGGGCACGGCTGTATAAGGAATCATCCAAAATCAGGACGCGTTCGCGGTTTTCCGAGACAAGCGGGAGCAATTTCTGGGTAATGACATTCTGGCTCAGTAACAACAGAAACTTGCGCCAATTATAGGTTGCGTTGTTGAGCAGACGATAAACCGCATCCTTGGCAGGAGCCTCTGGCTCCCGTCCGGATTCCAATGTCCGATACAAATTTTTCTTTTGAAGGACCAATGAAAAGATGAATTGGACCAGTAGTACCGGTGAGATGCCTGCTTCTTTTCGGATATTGGATTGATTGAGTAACGTCCCCAGTTTCTGTTCGCGAAAAAATTGATGAACAGAAGAATTAAGTTCCTGATTGATTTGATTTTCTGGTAAAATAGTAGCCATAAGACATCTCTCCTTGGTTGTGTTAGTGTGGTAACTACATTTTACCAAAGAGAGGTGTCTTTTTGCGCACATTTTTTGATATTAAAGTCTTTAAAAACATTGATATATCAAAGGGTTAAATAGGTTTTTCAAGTGCGAAAGTTGAGTAAATGACTAATAGAAAAAAATATTTCCCGAAAAACTTTTTGATCGGCGGTGCGATTGCTGCCAATCAAATTGAAGGTGCATATGATGAAGGCGGCAAAGGATTATCTGTGGCGGATTTGTTGAAGGGGGGAACTTTGAGCAGCAGAAACGGAGAGTTCAGTTTGGAAATAAATCCTGCCCAATATTATCCCCGACATGTTGCTTCCGATTTTTACCACAGGTATGAAGAAGATATTGAATTGTTGGGAGAAATGGGATTCAGTACACTCCGTTTGTCGATTGCTTGGACAAGGATTTTTCCTAATGGAGACGATTCAGAACCCAATATGGAAGGTATTAAATATTATCATAAAGTATTTCAAAAATTGAGAGAGCAAAATATTGAACCGATTGTCACTATTTCTCATTTCGAAATGCCCGTAGCGTTACTTAAAAACTACAACGGTTGGGCAAACCGCAAAACAATCGAACTATTTGAGAGATATGTAAGAGTATTGTTTAATGAATACAGTGTTTATGTAAAACATTGGATTGTATTCAATGAGATGAATTGTGCATTTAATGATATAAATGGTGATTGGCCATACAGTATTCATCTGGGCATTCATTTTAAAAAGGATGATGATAGAAAGTCGCTTGTCTTCCAAGCTATCCATAACCAGTTCGTAGCCATATCGAAGACTAAAGAGTTGGCAAAGGAATTATCGCCTGAATCAAAAATTGGCGCTATGGTCGTTTATTTTTCTGGCTATCCGCGCACTTGCGATCCGGAAGACGTTTTAGCTAATTACACTAAAGAACGCTTGAAGAGTTTGTACTTCCTGGATGTCCTAACTTCAGGCGAGTATCCAAACTACATGAAAAAATACTTTGAGAAAGAAAATATTCATGTGGATATCGAACCTGCCGACTTAGATTCAATCAAAAAAAATAAAATTGATTTTATTGCGTTCAGTTATTACATGAGCATTGTGACTGCAGCAAATCCTGAAAAATATGCTGAGGGATCAGGCAATGTGTTCAGTGGAGTGAAAAATCCATATGTGAAAGCCTCTGAGTGGGGTTGGGAGATTGATCCGTTAGGGCTACGCCTATCGCTCAACACAATTTATGATAAGTATCGCTTACCGTTATTGATTGCGGAAAATGGTTTTGGTGCGAAGGATGTTTTGGAAAACGGGCAAGTCAAAGATGAATACAGAATTGCTTATTTGAATGCTCATTTAAGTAATATGCTGGACGCAATTGAGGACGGTGTCGAAGTTATGGGCTATTGCTCGTGGGCACCCATTGACTTAGTTGCAGCAGGAACCGGTGAAATGTCAAAACGATATGGTTATATTTACGTAGATAGAGATGATCAAGGAAATGGAACGTTGAAACGATATAAAAAGAATAGCTTCTATTGGATGAAGAAAGTTATCGAATCAAATGGAGAGTATCTAAATGCAGATTGGAAAGATTCGTTATGACAAGAAGTGCTGAAGGGGATATCACATGGATCAAATTTGATGATGGAACAGTTGTTAGTTATAACGCAAATGAAAGCATCATTGAAGCTTCCGGATTGGTATTCAGGGATTTAAACGGAAACGGCAAACTTGAGGCCTTTAAAGACTGGAGAAACAGCAGTGAGGAGAGAGCAAAAG harbors:
- a CDS encoding PRD domain-containing protein; translation: MKVTKKINNNVVLALTEDGSEVFVVGKGLGFQKTPFILNKSDPVIEKIFVQNDSDTERYMEIFSKIPLQTILVSEKIIEEGKKMLNSPLNDMLLLSLADHIQNAIERTNSNEELVNTLHWELKHIYPTETKIGEKAVLLVNEELSASLPKEEASFIALHFVNAQLKQGTEFSETAKVTQIIKDIVTIVKYNLKRNINEDSVNFARFITHLRYFIFRQFNNESLNEQTDLYDIVSQTATNELECVKRICLYLDNNYGWHITADEQLYLLLHLKRLSKNT
- a CDS encoding MerR family transcriptional regulator, with amino-acid sequence MKYKISEVSKILNMPIDSIRFYEKKGIISPQKDKQTDYRVYDDWDINYLLEYKRFRKMDFSAQEIKKLLHETNFSDYLKLLEKNQESIKKKAVYYQLLEKKNEELINKLTFLDFKFHIETIPCKLFFSHRENFEYSSANQLREIFDPWMEYYALLDNTVVIRKEDLFQDSSNFEWGFSINKSECIALKLPMSERIECFEEQTYLRFIVNAGARGNFSKDLIKPAVSHIEKSNYRINGDISGRLLARINDAEYLRYIEFFIPIEKK
- a CDS encoding FAD-dependent oxidoreductase, translating into MFKKLFTPFSIGECEITNRLVVPAMVTNYCTEDGEATEQYIAYHEEKAKGGWGLIITEDYPVNEHAMGYSNVAGLWKDEQIAGHKELTERIHKYSSKIFCQIYHAGRQSAPSVNGGVTPVAPSAIACPWLQSVPKELTKDEIKEIITQFGRSALRAKKAGFDGIEIHAGHGYLIAEFLSTYANKRSDEYGGCFDNRARFLKEIISEVRMNVGADFPILVRFSADECVPGGRDISESRVLATLLEEWGADALHVSSGVYGDHNKGIVSPMYVNHAWTVDFANEIKQLVDIPVITANRINDPRMADSILVMNKADFIAMGRGSLADPYLPSKAQSGDLTSIRYCIGCLQGCVMKLTAGEAVTCLVNPSLGQEYRIDYSITDAPKNMIVIGGGPAGLEASRVLAMRGHKVQLFEKNNFLGGQFKSAAFPPAKGELSTYIAWLISELEKYDVSVNLNSEITKEDIDSLQPDVVVVATGGAPVRPPIKGIEGNNVYFAEDVLLGNVSIGNNVIIAGGGEVGSETAAHLALQSKKISIVEMRDDILLDLDGVNAFNLTLILDEYKVNRYTGSKIVEIMEDGVVLENETGTQKVKGDSVVLALGYAPKNNLVSELAGSAYEVQVIGGATKTSNALVASREGFELALNY
- a CDS encoding transposase produces the protein MATILPENQINQELNSSVHQFFREQKLGTLLNQSNIRKEAGISPVLLVQFIFSLVLQKKNLYRTLESGREPEAPAKDAVYRLLNNATYNWRKFLLLLSQNVITQKLLPLVSENRERVLILDDSLYSRARSKSVEMLALVHDHTTKKFVRGFRMLTLGWSDGNTFLPLAFSLLSSEKQSNRFQEINPAIDKRTVGYKRRKEAVKKSTEALFDLLDDINPLQLCAQTLLFDSWFAFPKVIKRVVSEYPLEVICMLKRMHRVYYTYEGQKYTLTQLYQVVRKKRGRAKILASVVVSLGLDDNEKEIQARIVFVRDRNRSKNWLAILSTDTNLPEEEVVRLYGKRWDIECFFKVAKSHLALGKEFQCRSYDAMVAHTTIVFTRYIMLALRTREAQDPRTIGQLFFLCCDELEDIRFAEAILLVLDCLKASLTEEPILSEEMVQSVLDRVFDNFPAFLKRAFHQPEKQFPSVLAA
- a CDS encoding HTH domain-containing protein encodes the protein MLRRQLEIINEIVGASQEISGNQLAKTFSVSLRTIRYDIKLIEEKISDSGAHIHSNKKGYYIFPDQKKAVITFLLEESQDYIPQTKNERSIALLINLIFNPLSIYEASDLLLLSESSTEMTLKEIKALLDQRFPNVALKKNQNGEFYLCGHDFAKCNLLSSLLSHNSNYDVFVNYLRYAQLKNDLIAEHKEVCNYFLHFFKENEITLSGNSLYSLAMDFVSLKLLKMNTLDGIYLPEANVLAKNIFTLISTETSKLIHYDSTFAHRKRP
- a CDS encoding PTS transporter subunit EIIC, with protein sequence MQNVAIANKVQTFLEGTLGELAAKLSGQKHINSLKTGMMFTLPFTLIGGFVMILMFLPIPSDLQPTNFFFSFLLSAQQWGLTSPVLKILYSLSLGLISVYTVIGISYSLAEEYKMKASYTSLTSLFVFLAIAVQVAKNEAGVNSVSINYLDASGMFVAIFVAMITVEIARLLKKYNITIRLPESVPPMVSAPFELLIPLIVNVFVVVGGNALLIKAVGFGIVDLLTKILSPILSASGSLPAVILVNLLVMLFWLFGIHGAALMAAVIGPLQTANLTANAAAKAANDILPHVFAGSFKSIFATQIMYNALLIGILLFASSPRLKSLCKFAFIPNLFNINEPLIFGLPIVMNVILMIPIMLTTVLNTTVSYLAMNFNVVGKIYIYFLPTFPAPINAFLATMDWKAPAMWFLLFALNLGIFYPFIKMYDKQVIEEDLKLIEENEMEV
- a CDS encoding glycoside hydrolase family 1 protein; translation: MTNRKKYFPKNFLIGGAIAANQIEGAYDEGGKGLSVADLLKGGTLSSRNGEFSLEINPAQYYPRHVASDFYHRYEEDIELLGEMGFSTLRLSIAWTRIFPNGDDSEPNMEGIKYYHKVFQKLREQNIEPIVTISHFEMPVALLKNYNGWANRKTIELFERYVRVLFNEYSVYVKHWIVFNEMNCAFNDINGDWPYSIHLGIHFKKDDDRKSLVFQAIHNQFVAISKTKELAKELSPESKIGAMVVYFSGYPRTCDPEDVLANYTKERLKSLYFLDVLTSGEYPNYMKKYFEKENIHVDIEPADLDSIKKNKIDFIAFSYYMSIVTAANPEKYAEGSGNVFSGVKNPYVKASEWGWEIDPLGLRLSLNTIYDKYRLPLLIAENGFGAKDVLENGQVKDEYRIAYLNAHLSNMLDAIEDGVEVMGYCSWAPIDLVAAGTGEMSKRYGYIYVDRDDQGNGTLKRYKKNSFYWMKKVIESNGEYLNADWKDSL